AAACAAAGTGCACATCCTTCAGCTGAACCCAAAGTCCCTTGTTCAGCTCAGCCAAAAGCCTCAATTCGTCTGTACAGATAAGTACCTAGTTCAACCCTTGCCAAGGGATGATTATTGACATCTCGAACTTCCACCACTTCCACCGCCCTGAGCCGAAATTTTATGGGTATTATCCCATGGGAGacggccttctccttttgGTCTACAACCACACGGCCGAATCCCTCTGTCAGGAAGAACATCAATGGGGACATTCCCACCTTTAACAGTCTTAATAGGCGGCTACTGCATCACCCTCGAGGTTCCCCCAGCCAAGGACCCATCAGCCCAACCACGCCATCAACACAAAGAGGCACAAGCACAGAGACAGAAAAGCTTAGCCTTCTCCCCTTGCCCCCCATGATACGGCGGCTGTCGCGCTGTCTCCCTACCCCTTCGCCCTGTTACCCACATGGCGGGCACACGACAAGACAGCTGGAGCCATGGAGCCTCCGGTTGGAGGGGAAGCTCGACGACTCTGGCGGCTTCTTTGAGCTGACGACGCCGACGGACCCAGATTTCTTGATGACATTCATACAGTGCCGTCGCCCGGGTTTCACTACCGTGCTGTGTGATCCATGTATCGCCCATTGATCCTAGGTCTTGATGGTGTGCGTGCATACAAGCCACCTCCACAACTGAAGCCATTCATCCCCTGTCCACGTCCTCTGCCGGCTCATGACTTCTATTTATACCCCTCATAGCTCTGTCATCAAGCTGAGTGAGCATGCCTTATATATCATTGATGCCCATTATTCCATGGCCCTCCCCGTCGTTCCTGTTTGTGCGCATCGCTCAATCCCACGACAAGTTTCATCATGCCATTCACCTGAATTATGCTTCACCAACTCCCGTCACAATCTTCTAGGTTCTCCTTGGCACCACTGATAAGATATCAACATCCTCATCGCGTCATTCGGCCGTCCTCGATGAGAAGCGTAAGTCTCCGACAGTTGAAACACATCCTTGGCATCAACCTGAGATCTCAAACATCTGGTCTGCCGACCTTACCGTCGCAACCGGGCCCCAGAGGCCAAGCATCTCAAAACTCAACACGCAAAATTACACAGCAGCAGCTATCCGCGACTTCTCCTGAGGCCTCCCATGAATGTGAATAATTCTTTTGCATTTCATGTTTTGCCTTCTATCGGCTTGAGCGTTGTTGTAGCCGTCTAAACTCAACTACTTGTTTTGTTTTACAAGGCTCCTCTCCACGAGGGCCGGTCATAAAAAAGAGCGATAACGAACCCCATTACCCGTAATCCCTTGCTGTAAATCAATCCATGGCTCCCGGCTTATTTAATCATCCAAGTTTTTCAGTAAAACACCCCCAACGCCTTTAACGACCAGTTCACTGCAGTCCGTGGCCCATGGTATATATGTTGTTCGTCGTGCTTAGTTCTCGAGCCAGTCCAGGAAGTCGGGGGTGAAGTAGCTGACCACGATCGTGGCTCCCGCTCGAAGGATACCCTCGGTCGACTCAAATgccatggccttgaggtCAAACACACCCGCCTTGGCTCCAGCGTGGATCATGGCGTACTCACCGCTGACCTGGTAGGCGGCCACGGGGAGATCCTTGCCCAGCTCCTTGGCGTCACTGATAATGTCGAGGTACTGGCTTGCAGGCTTGACCATAATAATGTCAGCACCCTCGTTGATGTCTCGAACAAGAGCTCGTCGGGCAAGACCACGGCCACCAGGGGGGAGCTGGTAGCACTTGCGGTCACCAAATGAGGGCGCAGATCCAGCAGCGTCTCGGAAAGGACCGTACAAGCAACCAGAGAACTTGGCCGAGTATGACATGAGCACAGTCTTGTGTGCAATGCCCTCCTCAATCAacttgagcttgatggcgCGAATGCGACCATCGTTCATGTCTGAGGGAGCAACGCAGTGAGCTCCAGCCTTGGCGTAGGCAATAGCGACATCCGAAATACGGTCAACAGACAGCTGGTTGTTGAGGCTGCCGTCATCGCGCAGGATACCGCAGTGGCCGTGGGAAGTGTACTCGCAGAGGCAGACATCGCAGCAGATGAAGAGCTGGGGGAAACGTCGACGGATAAGctggatggccttgatgacaGGGCCCTCGGGGTCATCGGCGGCGGTGCCCAGAGCGTCCTTGGTGCCATTTCGCATGGGGACACCAAAGAGCATAACTGAGCGCAGGCCCTTGTGGACGAGAGGCTCGAGGAAGGGGATCAGCTTGTCGACGCTAAGCTGGTGCTGGCCAGGGAGAGAGGGAACGAGGATCATGTCGCCTTCGCCATCGGTGACAAAGATGGGGTAGATGAGCATCGACTAGAAGCACCAAGTTAGCGGGTTTTCTCCCTTGCGAATGTCTTGTCTCGGGTTCCAATTGCAACGCTTACCTTGGTGAGTTGACGCTCGGCCTGCCACGAGCGGGCCAGAGGGTGGAAGTATCCGCCATGAAGTTGGCTCGAGATGTCGCCCGAGATGCTGACGCTGGTCGCGGCGGTGCTGGCGTAGGACATGGCCCGCGAGATGTGCGATGCTCGGTCGTCAAGAGTGGAGACGGAGGAGCGTGGGCCTGGAATCTGAGGGCGGCGAGCGGCATTGGTGTCGCGGAGGCTGAGGTCCTGAACAaggctggagaaggacatgatggcggtGTCAATTGGAGAGATTGCTGAGTGAGGAAGAAGGTTGACGGTCGGAAAAAGACGGTTTTTTCTTCGGCGTGGGGGAAGAACGGTAGCAATGACACGATGCGGGCAGGGCAGGTGGCCAATTTTCAGCTTTGGCAGGAGGGGCCTCTGATAGCGGAATCGCCCGGATGAATGGCGGAGAACGAATCTCTTGAACGAGACGAAACAGTGCAAGAACGACACACGACGCAATTGAGGATCTGGGAATGGggagagaaggaggaaagaAAACGGtgagggaggaagagggaggaggatggtgaaaAATGAACTCcgagggatgggatggatggatgcgacTCAGCCCAGGATCGGGATTGATTTGCAATTGCCAATGACAGAGTCGCCATAAGCCTTCCTCAGGTTCCGTCTGCGACTTCCTTCCTTGCACATGTGCGCTCCATGGAAGGCGCGGCGGAAACGCCTTTCCGGCACAAGATCGGTCAACCTCGGGATGTCCGGCGTCCAGCCAATCAGGGGCCGAGATCACCCACCGCGCCCATGGCGCCCTCCAATCGCTGTCGCTTGCCACTGAAGGTCTCCGCTGAGGAATCTGTTGGAAAAACCGCTGCACCGGCGAGTACCGGCGCGCATCCAGGCCAGATTGGGCAATTGTAACAGGCGAGCGAGACCCTTGAGACAGGGGATGAAAAAATATGGACGGGGTTGAGATAAATACTGAGACGTTTTGTGTTGGGAGTCACCTCCTAGGCTGTCTCTCTTATTTCTGCCCCTCACAACGTGCAGGCTTTTTTTCCCTCATGCAGCAGTCAGAACCTGCCGTCCCCGCAGACCAATCACGGCCCCAGACTTTCTAATTGTTGGTGTGGTCGTGTGCCCGCCTCCTCGCCCGCTCCTCTCTCGCCTTTGTTGCCGGCCGCTGCCGGTTGCCGGACGGTGGAACAGGTGGGGATGGAGGACCGCACGGCATTCACGGACGGGTTGGATTCGAGCATTTCCGGAGGAGTAGGAGATGCTCTATTACGGAGCAGTTGTTTATCGAATGATCCCATTGCACGCATCTCCTCGGCCGGGAGCTGCTTACTTTATCGTTCCCCCCGCTATCAGACTAGGTATGTGAGACATGGGGTTTGTCGTATTCGGTTGCCGAGAATGTCTTGCCTGTGAGGATGTGGCTTGCGCACAAAGTCGACATCGTTTCTTCCCAACAACTCAGGTTGGGCATTTGAAATTCCATGGCCGCCCTTGGCTGTTTATCTACACCAGAACGGTCACTGGCTTTCTCCTCTGGTCATCTCGAAGCCCTCCAACCATGGCGGGGTTGACAAGCTGACACTTTGCCACCCTCTCAGCCCTGCAGAGCGACAGTAAACCCTCCTTGATAACCGCCAACGTGTTCAAGATGCCACCGTCCTCAGACACAGTCAGCTCGTAAGTGTCTTGTAACCGATCAAACTGCACCCTTTCATGCCCGTACCCTTCATGTACGTGTCCAAACACATGCAGCAGTGGACGGACACGCCAGAGCTCTCGCAAAAGATGACGGCATCCAAGCCTCATAAGATCAAGATGACCTAACGGTGGACCGTGAGTGACAAGGATATCGGTATTTTCTGGGACAGTACTTGACCAAATGTCCTCCGGCCGAGGATATTGAAAGGCCCAGTTGCCATGGCGTGGTGATAGAGGACTCCCATATATCCTCAAGCGCCGGCCGTTAGCACAGGTGATGGTTATCATCTCGTTTTCGAGATAAGTGCAGCTCCCCCAGTCAAGCTTCGCTCTTTCTTCCGCGTCCTTTTCGGAACGATCACAGGCTTGATCGAGTAATATATCGTGGTTTCCTGCAATAACGATCTTGTGGGGATGAGGCTGGGATGAAAGCCATGATATGGTCTCCTGGAGCTCCTTGAGAGAGCCCGACTGTGTGAGGTCGCCAGCGTGTATCAACACATCGCCAGGAGGCAAGTCGAAATGGGCATTGTGCGTGTCCGATATGCACACAATCGACACCGGGTTTGCCAAGGTCTCGTAGGCGATGCGGCGGTGCGTGTAAATGTAGTGTGCTATAAACTTGCACGGGCCGGACCAAAACTCTTGCCATTTGGTCGGACGCGGTCTGTTTATCAAGGCTTCGAGGCCTGATGGCCGGCTTGAAAAGAGcatgatgttgatgaatAGACGAAGAGTGCTTGTCTCACTTATGCAGAGTTGAGGCCAAGTACATAAGTGATTAGGCACCCATCCACCCATCTATAACAACCACGGTGCGAATCTGCCCATGCCGAATCAATAATTTGTATTCATATCACGTGTATGGGCATTGAGATATGAGTCAAAAGCCAGATACTGCCGTTTTGGCCATGCTGATGTCCAGGTGGTGCTGACCAGTTCCGCAAGTTCAACAAATTCACAGGCGACAATAACGCAGGCTACCTAACCTACCCAGGTATGCCTGTGGAAGGTTTGTCAAACGGCCGTAGTCTCAATTTCCAATCTTCACTTCAGTCGAATATCCAAGTACGTGAATCTTATGCGTCgttctttcttttaaacCAAGCATCAGCTCCCACGTTGGTCGACGCGCGAAGCAGAGAAGTCCCCGAGTCACAGCCACAGCATCTGCATCAGCAACCCCAAAGCACAGCATTGATTCGTCTGTGGTTGGTGCTAGTAACGCGATTCGACTAAACAGATCGTTTCGATCTCTTGCTGATATCTAGTCCTACCAGAAGGAAATCTGGTCAACTTGAGCTGCTGGTCAAGGTTATGCCACTTACACGATGCATACGGGTTGCAGATCATCGCGAAATGAGCCAAGCACAGAACTACCATGGACATCACTAGTTGACTCCATGACATAGGAGAGCACATACTTTCCTTGGGTCAATAATCACAAGCATCTGCATTGACACAATGCAGAACTGTCACTCCATAGCA
This region of Fusarium falciforme chromosome 5, complete sequence genomic DNA includes:
- a CDS encoding Delta-aminolevulinic acid dehydratase yields the protein MSFSSLVQDLSLRDTNAARRPQIPGPRSSVSTLDDRASHISRAMSYASTAATSVSISGDISSQLHGGYFHPLARSWQAERQLTKSMLIYPIFVTDGEGDMILVPSLPGQHQLSVDKLIPFLEPLVHKGLRSVMLFGVPMRNGTKDALGTAADDPEGPVIKAIQLIRRRFPQLFICCDVCLCEYTSHGHCGILRDDGSLNNQLSVDRISDVAIAYAKAGAHCVAPSDMNDGRIRAIKLKLIEEGIAHKTVLMSYSAKFSGCLYGPFRDAAGSAPSFGDRKCYQLPPGGRGLARRALVRDINEGADIIMVKPASQYLDIISDAKELGKDLPVAAYQVSGEYAMIHAGAKAGVFDLKAMAFESTEGILRAGATIVVSYFTPDFLDWLEN